One window of Candidatus Phytoplasma solani genomic DNA carries:
- the rpsG gene encoding 30S ribosomal protein S7 produces MSRKGHIKKRDVNPDPIYNSKLVTKTINTIMEDGKKGKAQSIFYQALKQVKSTTQRDPLEVFHEALNNIMPVLEVRTRRVGGQNCQIPSEVNPERRQSLGLRWLVKFTKQRNEKTIEEKLAKEIVDASSGHGVSVKKREETHRIAEANKAFAHYRW; encoded by the coding sequence TTGTCTCGCAAAGGACATATTAAAAAACGTGATGTTAATCCCGATCCGATTTATAATTCAAAATTAGTAACAAAAACAATCAACACTATTATGGAAGATGGTAAAAAAGGAAAAGCTCAAAGTATTTTTTATCAAGCTTTAAAGCAAGTAAAAAGCACAACACAAAGAGATCCTTTAGAGGTTTTTCACGAAGCATTAAACAATATTATGCCTGTTTTGGAAGTGCGCACTCGTCGAGTTGGTGGTCAAAATTGTCAAATACCTTCCGAAGTTAATCCAGAAAGGCGTCAATCTTTAGGTTTAAGATGGCTTGTTAAATTTACTAAACAACGCAATGAAAAAACCATAGAAGAAAAACTTGCTAAAGAAATAGTAGATGCTTCTTCAGGACATGGAGTATCGGTTAAAAAAAGAGAAGAAACGCATCGTATAGCTGAAGCTAACAAAGCTTTTGCTCATTATCGTTGGTGA
- the fusA gene encoding elongation factor G, translated as MVRQFTLEKTRNIGIIAHIDAGKTTTTERILFHTGKIHKIGETHDGASQMDWMEQEQERGITITSAATTAFWKDHRINIIDTPGHVDFTVEVSRSLRVLDGAVTVIDAQAGVEPQTETVWRQATEYKVPRIIFVNKMDKVGANFAYAIETLNQKLGVHANPIQWPIGSENDFTGIIDLVQLIAFEYDNSPEEKGKKIEIPSHLKLIAETKRNELIEALSNLDEELMILYLEEKPITVEILKKAIRKATLQASFFPVLCGSSFKNKGIVKMLDAVVDYLPAPCDVVPIVGFDDQNQKITRLNSDKEPFTALAFKVMTDPYVGKLTFFRIYAGIIKAGSYVFNTTKGIKERFGRLLQMHANSREEIKEAYTGDILAVIGLKGTTTGDTLAAEGQTIVLESMNFPEPVIEIAVEPKTKADQDKMGIALSKLAEEDPTFKVFSNHETGQTIIAGMGELHLDIIIERLKREFKVQANTTEPQVAYRETITQETETEGKFIRQSGGRGQYGHVWVRFEPNPGKGFEFVNKIVGGVVPREYVPAVQKGIQESLAGGILAGYQIIDIKATLFDGSYHDVDSSEMAFKIAASIALKETKTKANPVILEPIMDVEVITPNDYVGSVIGDLTSRRGRLENQESRDNAVAIRVLVPLSAMFGYATILRSNTQGRATFMMKFAKYEKAPKSITEEIIKKRT; from the coding sequence ATGGTTCGTCAATTTACTTTAGAAAAAACTCGCAATATTGGTATTATTGCTCATATTGATGCAGGAAAAACCACCACTACTGAAAGGATTTTATTTCATACTGGTAAAATTCATAAAATTGGAGAAACTCATGATGGTGCTTCTCAAATGGATTGGATGGAACAAGAGCAAGAAAGAGGAATCACCATTACTTCAGCTGCCACAACAGCTTTTTGGAAAGATCACCGTATTAATATTATTGATACCCCTGGTCACGTCGATTTTACAGTTGAAGTCTCTCGTTCTTTAAGGGTTTTAGATGGTGCAGTAACTGTTATTGATGCTCAAGCGGGAGTTGAACCACAAACTGAAACTGTGTGGCGTCAAGCAACCGAATATAAAGTTCCAAGAATTATTTTTGTTAATAAAATGGATAAAGTAGGTGCTAATTTTGCTTATGCCATCGAAACACTTAATCAAAAATTGGGAGTGCATGCAAACCCTATTCAATGGCCGATTGGATCTGAAAATGATTTTACTGGAATTATTGATTTAGTTCAATTAATTGCTTTTGAATATGATAATTCTCCCGAAGAAAAAGGAAAAAAGATTGAAATTCCTTCTCATTTGAAATTAATTGCCGAAACAAAAAGAAACGAATTAATCGAAGCTTTATCTAATTTAGATGAGGAATTGATGATTCTTTATTTAGAAGAAAAACCAATTACAGTTGAAATCTTAAAAAAAGCCATTCGTAAAGCTACTTTACAAGCTTCTTTTTTTCCGGTTTTGTGTGGTTCGTCTTTCAAAAATAAAGGTATTGTTAAAATGCTTGATGCTGTAGTTGATTATCTACCAGCTCCTTGTGATGTGGTACCAATTGTAGGATTCGATGATCAAAATCAAAAAATAACTCGGCTAAATTCAGATAAAGAACCCTTTACCGCTTTAGCTTTTAAAGTGATGACAGATCCTTATGTTGGTAAATTAACTTTTTTCCGGATTTATGCAGGAATAATCAAAGCTGGTTCTTATGTTTTTAACACCACTAAAGGAATTAAAGAACGTTTCGGACGTTTACTTCAAATGCATGCTAATTCTCGTGAAGAAATTAAAGAAGCTTATACAGGCGATATTTTGGCGGTTATTGGTTTAAAAGGTACTACAACAGGAGATACCCTAGCAGCTGAAGGACAAACCATTGTTTTAGAATCAATGAATTTCCCGGAACCAGTTATTGAAATTGCAGTAGAACCAAAAACTAAAGCTGATCAAGATAAAATGGGGATTGCTTTGTCTAAATTAGCTGAGGAAGATCCTACTTTTAAAGTTTTTTCTAATCATGAAACCGGACAAACTATTATTGCAGGAATGGGTGAACTTCATTTAGATATTATTATAGAGCGTCTTAAAAGAGAATTTAAAGTTCAAGCTAATACAACAGAACCTCAAGTAGCTTATCGCGAAACTATTACCCAAGAAACTGAAACCGAAGGAAAATTCATTCGTCAATCTGGTGGACGCGGTCAATACGGTCATGTTTGGGTTCGTTTTGAACCTAATCCTGGTAAAGGTTTTGAATTTGTCAATAAAATTGTTGGTGGAGTCGTTCCTCGAGAATACGTTCCAGCAGTTCAAAAAGGAATTCAAGAATCTCTTGCTGGCGGTATTTTAGCAGGTTATCAAATTATTGACATCAAAGCTACTTTATTTGATGGTTCTTATCATGATGTTGATTCTTCGGAAATGGCTTTTAAAATTGCTGCTTCCATCGCTTTAAAAGAAACCAAAACTAAAGCCAATCCAGTTATTTTAGAACCGATCATGGATGTTGAAGTAATCACTCCTAATGATTATGTCGGTAGCGTTATTGGGGATTTAACTTCTAGGAGAGGGCGTTTAGAAAACCAAGAATCCCGTGATAATGCAGTTGCTATTAGAGTTTTAGTCCCTCTTTCTGCAATGTTTGGTTATGCTACTATTTTGCGTTCTAATACACAAGGAAGAGCTACTTTTATGATGAAATTTGCAAAATATGAAAAAGCTCCAAAAAGTATTACTGAGGAAATTATTAAAAAACGTACTTAA
- the tuf gene encoding elongation factor Tu — MANEKFIRNKPHLNVGTIGHVDHGKTTLTAAITQVLSTQGLAKSKAYDQIDNAPEERERGITIKTSHVEYETSKRHYAHVDCPGHADYVKNMITGAAQMDAAILVVSGADSVMPQTREHILLARQVGVPKIVVFLNKCDLCPDEEILELVEMEVRELLSKYDFPGDDIPIIRGSALKALEGDAHYVTQVNELIKTLDSYIEDPVREIDKPFLMPVEDVFTITGRGTVVTGRVERGRVKSGDEVEIIGLKDTRKTIVTAVEMFKKDLDFAQAGDNIGALLRGINREDVQRGQVLAKPDSVKPHFQFVAQVYVLTKEEGGRHTAFFSQYRPQFYFRTTDITGVVELQGDVKMVMPGDNTELTVTLNSPIAIEEGTKFSIREGGKTVGAGSVSKILK; from the coding sequence ATGGCTAATGAAAAATTTATAAGAAATAAACCTCATTTAAATGTTGGAACCATTGGACACGTTGATCACGGAAAAACCACTTTAACAGCTGCCATAACTCAAGTTTTATCTACTCAAGGATTGGCTAAAAGTAAAGCTTATGACCAAATTGATAATGCTCCTGAAGAAAGAGAACGTGGAATTACCATTAAAACTTCTCATGTAGAATATGAAACTTCAAAAAGACATTATGCTCACGTTGATTGTCCAGGTCATGCTGATTATGTTAAAAACATGATTACTGGTGCCGCTCAAATGGATGCTGCTATTTTAGTAGTTTCTGGCGCAGATAGCGTTATGCCTCAAACTAGAGAACACATTTTGTTAGCTCGACAAGTAGGGGTTCCTAAAATTGTTGTTTTTTTAAACAAATGCGATCTTTGTCCTGATGAAGAAATTTTAGAATTAGTTGAAATGGAAGTTCGTGAATTACTATCTAAATATGATTTTCCAGGTGATGACATTCCTATTATTAGAGGATCTGCTTTAAAAGCTTTAGAAGGGGATGCACATTATGTCACTCAAGTTAATGAATTAATTAAAACTTTGGATTCATATATTGAAGATCCAGTGCGTGAAATTGACAAACCTTTTTTAATGCCAGTCGAAGATGTTTTCACTATTACCGGTAGAGGAACAGTGGTTACTGGTAGGGTTGAAAGAGGGCGAGTGAAATCTGGTGATGAAGTAGAGATTATAGGTCTTAAAGATACTAGAAAAACAATTGTAACAGCGGTGGAAATGTTTAAAAAAGACTTAGATTTTGCTCAAGCAGGTGATAATATTGGAGCTTTATTGCGTGGAATTAACCGCGAAGACGTTCAACGTGGTCAAGTATTAGCAAAGCCAGATTCTGTGAAACCTCATTTTCAATTTGTAGCTCAAGTTTATGTTTTAACCAAAGAAGAAGGAGGGCGTCATACTGCCTTTTTTTCACAATACCGTCCTCAATTTTATTTCCGCACCACCGATATTACAGGTGTTGTTGAATTACAAGGTGATGTTAAAATGGTTATGCCAGGAGATAACACCGAATTAACTGTCACTTTAAACAGTCCTATCGCAATCGAAGAAGGAACTAAGTTCTCTATTCGTGAAGGTGGTAAAACAGTTGGTGCCGGATCAGTTTCTAAAATTTTAAAATAA
- a CDS encoding Bax inhibitor-1/YccA family membrane protein — protein sequence MKSNNNNIIKVNRSFEKIHNNFLSFSDTTDYKHQATRKGIAFKTIFLLLITTLTTVVFFSFFKTSKIFEALIQYMYYLLLGLFLMTSGVYLMAMAKPQTTNILACLFSFLEGFIIAIFFYCVDLFFNNLFEIIFIALFGTIAIFCLMAHTYYKGVLKVTNRFRTIMQYCSIALFLSYLVRFFLMIFITSKFEDILYHSLFAIPLSLAVLVFLSMYLAIHFDYTEHMISQGMPEKYEWQVSLAFAATLISIFLRIVSILLRIMGKERK from the coding sequence ATGAAATCAAATAATAATAACATTATTAAAGTTAATCGTTCGTTTGAAAAAATTCATAATAATTTTCTTTCTTTTTCCGATACAACCGATTATAAACACCAAGCCACACGAAAAGGAATTGCTTTTAAAACTATTTTTCTTTTATTAATTACTACTCTAACTACTGTAGTTTTTTTTAGTTTTTTTAAAACAAGCAAAATTTTTGAAGCATTAATACAATATATGTATTATTTGCTACTGGGTTTATTTTTGATGACTAGTGGGGTTTATCTTATGGCAATGGCCAAGCCACAAACAACCAATATTTTAGCTTGTCTTTTTTCTTTTCTAGAAGGTTTTATTATAGCAATTTTTTTCTATTGTGTTGATCTTTTCTTTAATAATTTATTCGAAATAATTTTTATAGCTCTTTTTGGAACTATAGCTATTTTTTGTTTAATGGCACATACTTATTACAAAGGCGTTTTAAAAGTTACTAATAGATTTAGAACTATTATGCAATATTGTTCAATTGCTTTGTTTCTTTCTTACTTAGTTCGTTTTTTTTTAATGATTTTCATAACTAGCAAATTTGAAGACATATTATATCATAGTCTTTTTGCAATTCCTCTTAGTTTAGCTGTATTAGTTTTTTTATCGATGTATTTAGCTATTCATTTTGATTATACTGAACACATGATTTCACAAGGAATGCCTGAAAAATATGAATGGCAAGTATCTTTAGCTTTCGCTGCTACTTTAATTAGTATTTTTTTAAGAATTGTAAGCATTCTTTTAAGAATCATGGGCAAAGAAAGAAAATAA
- the rsmG gene encoding 16S rRNA (guanine(527)-N(7))-methyltransferase RsmG: MLYTNLLANKFKLDQKQLKQFSLYYQFLTQENKKYNLTALTSLSEVYGKHFYDSLILKEILEFKKIKNLCDVGSGAGFPSFPLKIIYPHLRITIIESSLKKIIFLKQLAPYLSLENIFFFHQRVEKHTLSYDCVVTRALGKLSLILPWCFPLIKKRGYFLAMKGKKYEEELKDSQSIIQKLKIDLIKTNTQELPNQLGTRVNLLFQTS; this comes from the coding sequence ATGCTTTATACTAATTTATTAGCAAACAAATTTAAACTTGATCAAAAGCAATTAAAACAGTTTTCTTTATACTATCAATTTTTAACCCAAGAAAATAAAAAATATAATCTTACTGCTTTAACATCTTTATCAGAAGTTTATGGTAAACATTTTTATGATTCTTTAATATTAAAAGAAATACTAGAATTTAAAAAAATTAAAAATCTTTGTGATGTTGGTTCAGGGGCTGGTTTTCCTAGTTTTCCTTTAAAAATCATCTATCCACATTTAAGGATTACAATTATAGAATCTTCTTTAAAAAAAATTATTTTTTTAAAACAATTAGCTCCATATTTATCTTTGGAAAATATCTTTTTTTTTCACCAAAGGGTCGAAAAACATACTTTAAGTTATGATTGTGTGGTAACTAGGGCTTTGGGAAAATTATCTCTTATTTTACCATGGTGTTTTCCTTTAATTAAAAAAAGGGGTTATTTTTTAGCCATGAAAGGCAAAAAATACGAAGAGGAGTTAAAAGATAGTCAATCTATTATTCAAAAATTAAAAATTGATTTAATTAAAACAAATACCCAAGAATTACCAAATCAATTAGGAACTCGTGTTAATTTATTATTTCAAACTAGTTAA
- the mnmG gene encoding tRNA uridine-5-carboxymethylaminomethyl(34) synthesis enzyme MnmG has translation MIYDSIVIGAGHAGVEAALILAKKHHTLLISGSLKEVASLPCNPSIGGPAKGVVVREIDALGGVMGKAADLSQIQMKMLNFSKGPAVRALRAQIDKLQYPQIILKMLQSSPNLTLLEGLVNNLLIKGNQVQGVCLLDGQKIYGKTVIITTGTYLASQILIGETKKAAGPNGKPTTYGISQQLKELGFEIIRLKTGTPPRIKKSTIDYSQTKIQLGDNHLQTFSFDSDIKNLRQQEPCYLTHTNEKTHQVIQKHLQKSAMYGGYIKGTGPRYCPSIEDKVIRFCDKNSHQIFIEPESISLDEMYLQGLSTSMTQEVQHEILKTIPGLQNSQITKYAYAIEYDAFNPSQLKHNLETKKIINLFFAGQMNGTSGYEEAACQGLMAGINASLKLENKPAFILKRNEAYIGVLIDDLITKGTKEPYRLLTSRAEFRLLLRHDNADLRLKDYSYHLGLIDETNYKNFQKKKDQIKLILRFSQNCEILANETNLAYLKKLDSAPFAGKTTLLQLLKRPELNYKVLQHFSKEKADQKVYEQVEIQIKYEGYIAKAQKEAKKLLRLECKIIPEKINYLEIKNLSKEAKEKLAFVKPETLGQASRILGVNQVDISILLIYLEKKHALY, from the coding sequence ATGATTTATGATAGCATTGTTATCGGAGCAGGACATGCAGGAGTTGAAGCAGCTTTAATATTGGCTAAAAAACATCATACTTTATTAATTTCGGGTTCTTTAAAAGAAGTAGCCTCTTTACCTTGTAATCCTTCTATTGGAGGCCCTGCCAAAGGAGTAGTTGTCCGAGAAATAGATGCTTTAGGAGGGGTGATGGGCAAAGCAGCCGATTTATCGCAAATCCAAATGAAAATGCTTAACTTTTCTAAAGGTCCTGCTGTCAGAGCTTTAAGAGCTCAAATTGATAAACTACAATATCCCCAAATTATTTTAAAAATGTTACAATCCAGTCCTAATTTAACTTTATTAGAAGGTTTAGTTAATAATTTATTAATCAAAGGTAATCAAGTTCAAGGAGTTTGTCTGTTAGATGGTCAAAAAATTTATGGAAAAACCGTAATTATTACAACAGGAACTTATTTAGCAAGTCAAATTTTAATTGGAGAAACCAAAAAAGCAGCTGGTCCCAACGGCAAGCCAACCACTTATGGCATTAGTCAACAATTAAAAGAATTAGGTTTTGAAATAATTAGACTGAAAACAGGAACACCACCAAGAATAAAAAAATCAACAATTGATTATAGTCAAACTAAAATCCAATTAGGTGATAATCATTTACAAACATTTAGTTTTGATAGCGATATAAAAAATTTAAGACAACAAGAACCTTGTTATTTAACCCACACTAACGAAAAAACTCATCAAGTGATTCAAAAACATCTTCAAAAATCTGCTATGTATGGTGGTTATATTAAAGGAACAGGACCACGTTATTGTCCTTCAATTGAGGATAAAGTAATACGTTTTTGTGATAAAAATAGTCATCAAATTTTTATCGAACCCGAAAGTATATCTTTAGATGAAATGTATTTGCAAGGACTTTCAACTAGTATGACACAAGAAGTACAACATGAAATTTTAAAAACCATTCCTGGTTTACAAAACTCCCAAATTACTAAATATGCTTATGCTATTGAATACGATGCTTTTAATCCGAGCCAATTAAAACACAACCTAGAAACAAAAAAAATTATTAATCTTTTTTTTGCCGGACAAATGAATGGAACTAGCGGTTATGAAGAAGCAGCTTGCCAAGGATTAATGGCGGGAATTAATGCTTCTTTAAAATTAGAAAATAAACCAGCTTTTATTTTAAAAAGAAATGAAGCTTATATTGGAGTTTTAATTGATGATTTAATCACCAAAGGAACTAAAGAACCTTATCGTTTGTTAACCTCGCGAGCTGAATTTCGTTTATTATTAAGACATGATAATGCTGATTTGCGTTTAAAAGATTATAGTTATCATCTAGGTTTAATTGATGAGACCAATTATAAAAATTTTCAAAAGAAAAAAGATCAAATTAAATTAATTTTACGGTTTAGTCAAAATTGTGAAATTTTAGCTAATGAAACTAATTTAGCTTATTTAAAAAAATTAGATTCTGCACCTTTTGCTGGCAAAACAACATTATTACAATTGTTAAAACGTCCTGAATTGAACTATAAGGTTTTGCAACATTTTTCAAAAGAAAAAGCGGATCAAAAAGTCTATGAACAAGTAGAAATACAAATCAAATATGAAGGTTATATTGCAAAAGCTCAAAAAGAAGCAAAAAAACTATTAAGATTAGAGTGTAAAATAATACCTGAAAAAATTAATTATTTAGAGATTAAAAATTTATCAAAAGAAGCTAAAGAAAAATTAGCTTTTGTTAAACCAGAAACTTTAGGTCAAGCTTCGAGAATTTTAGGAGTTAATCAAGTGGATATTTCTATTTTGTTGATTTATTTGGAAAAAAAACATGCTTTATACTAA
- a CDS encoding DNA recombination protein RmuC, whose translation MTEFYLQIFILILLAIFIIVIIVIVFVLRKLFLKNQPLENNIQDFLKQSFLESELRVIDRLDLKINNLTHQSKDSLTKEIKDTRQHLINNLENSLKVLREQNASGFQEVQNIHKLLCQNDKSGQAGEFLLTRILENISQMKDKLIFEKQFLMKKQTNNGQRLRVDVMCKGHGKFIQIPIDSKFPTTDFLAYINDINNQTELKKRFFSHVKERIKEAQKYVSKEDNAPYVIMFIPSESVFSQINADEETISYAFKRNVIITSPSILLAILNSVDYYFQIFESVQNNEEKFVCIDNVLQAMKNFDKIFFNDLKIALQKVLNVIEELDKKERTLQKRYEQLLEVRKQESKKRLQTNQKD comes from the coding sequence ATGACTGAATTTTATTTGCAAATTTTTATTTTAATTCTTTTAGCTATATTTATTATTGTGATTATTGTTATAGTATTTGTTTTACGTAAGCTCTTTTTAAAAAACCAACCTTTAGAAAACAATATTCAAGATTTTTTAAAACAATCTTTTTTAGAGTCTGAATTACGAGTTATCGATAGGTTAGATCTTAAAATAAACAATTTAACTCATCAAAGCAAAGATAGTTTAACTAAAGAAATCAAAGACACTCGTCAACATTTGATTAATAATCTTGAAAATTCATTAAAAGTTTTAAGAGAACAAAATGCCAGTGGTTTTCAAGAAGTTCAAAATATTCATAAATTATTGTGTCAAAATGATAAATCGGGTCAAGCAGGAGAATTTTTGTTAACACGCATTTTGGAAAACATCTCGCAAATGAAAGATAAATTAATTTTTGAAAAGCAATTTCTAATGAAGAAACAAACCAACAATGGACAACGTTTAAGAGTCGATGTTATGTGCAAAGGACATGGAAAGTTTATTCAAATTCCAATTGATTCTAAATTTCCTACAACAGATTTTCTCGCATATATTAACGATATCAACAATCAAACAGAATTAAAAAAACGTTTTTTTTCTCATGTAAAAGAAAGAATTAAAGAAGCCCAAAAATACGTTAGCAAAGAAGATAACGCTCCTTATGTAATTATGTTTATTCCGTCTGAAAGTGTTTTTTCTCAAATTAACGCGGATGAAGAAACAATATCATATGCTTTTAAACGTAATGTTATTATTACAAGTCCTTCTATTTTATTAGCTATTTTAAATTCAGTTGATTATTATTTTCAAATTTTTGAAAGTGTTCAGAATAATGAAGAAAAGTTTGTTTGTATTGATAATGTTTTGCAGGCAATGAAAAATTTTGATAAAATATTTTTTAATGACCTAAAAATAGCTTTACAAAAAGTTTTAAATGTTATTGAAGAGTTGGATAAAAAAGAAAGAACTTTACAAAAGCGTTATGAACAATTATTAGAAGTTCGCAAACAGGAAAGTAAAAAAAGATTACAAACTAACCAAAAAGATTAA